The genome window CACCCAGGGCCGCGTGCCCGACGCGTTGCTGGCGCCCTGCGCGCTCACCACGAACGTCTTCCCCTGCAGGTTCACGTTGTAGTAGTAGAAGTAGTACGGCGGCCGGGGGATGGCGTCCTCGCTCACCATCGTCACCTTCTTCGTCCGCCTGAAGCGCTCGCGCTGCACCTCCAGCATCCGCATCGACAGGTCGCGCAGCGCCGGCGACCATCCCACCTCCAGGCCGTGAAGGACGAAGGGCTCGCTGGTGAGGTGGTCCTGGCCGCGCCGGTCCGCCACCAGGGGCACGCCCAGCACGGTGATGGGGATGGCGTTCAGGGCGGGGTTCAGCGCCTGCTCCGCGCGGTAGCCCCACGCCGCGTAGCCCGCCGCCGCGTACTGCTCGTAGGGGATGCGCCCCTCCACGTACCTCAGCTCGCGGCCCGCCGGGGTGAGGGTGGAGCCCCACAGGTAGCCGTCCTTCACCAGCTTGGTCATGTCCAGCCGCGCCACGATGGAGTCGATCTTGGGCGCGTACTTCGGCTGGTTGGTGCGGATGACGTGCAGCCAGATCAGCATCCGCCCGATATCCGTGGCGGACCACCCCGTGCCGCGCTCGCCCGCCCTCCAGTCGCGGTCGTCGCGCCCGGCGATGACGCCCGTGCGCGTCGAGTAGTTCTTGCTGAACGCGATGCCGTCGAACAGCCGCAGCCGTCCCAGCGTGTGGAGGGCCAGGCGCATGCGGCGGTCGTACTCGTCGTCCTCCAGCAGCCCCAGCCGGTTGCCGCAGTACAGCGCCGCCAGACCGCTCGCGATGTCCCAAATCGTTGCGTACGGGTACGCGACGACCGAGTTTACGAAGCCCGTGGCCGGCTGGTACTCGCGCTCCACGTACACCCAGGCGCTCTGGGCGGCCAGCATGAAGTTCGCCCGCTCGCCGGGGAGCGTGTCCAGCCCCGGGGGGGGCAGGGGGGGGGCCGCACGCGCGGGCTGGGGCGCGGGATGTGCGTCGCCCGATCGTCCAGCGCTCCCGTCCGGTGACGTGAACACGAGCCAGCCCCCAATACCGAGCATGAGGGCCGTGGCATACATCGTGGGATTCTGCACGAATCGGGATTTCATCGTTGGGGCCGGATGGACACGGTCCGATGCCCGCGCGGGAAGGCCCGTGCGGGCACGGCCGCCAGTCCGCAACGGGAGCGTCGCCGCGGCGCTCCTGGCGGGCGTGTGCGCGCTGGCGACGGGCAAGGTGGCGGAAGCGCAGGCCACGTGCCAGGGGTCGCTCGCAACATCCTCCCCGTCCGCCCCCGCCCTGGTGAAGTACATCCCCGCCGCGACGCGCTCCGGCGTGGTGTTTCACGCCTGGCTGGATACGAACCGCACCCCCTCCGCCGGGCACCTCGTCGTCGAGAACACCAACCCGTACCCCGTGGCCGTCCGCTTCGACGCGGAGCTGTGGGGCGCCGCCGGCACCGTGGCCGGCGGCTCGCGCTGCGTGTGGCTCCGGCCGCGCGAGTTCGCCGTCGCCGTGCAGGAGTACCCCGCGGGAACGCTGTCGGCGGTGAGGGTCCGCGACGCGGAGGTTGGCCGCATCGAGCCGCCGCCCGTTCGCCTGACGGGGCTGGTACCCCCACGCGCCTCCCGCCCGCGCACCCGCGCCGCGGAACCGGAAACCTCTCGCCTGGCGACCGATCCATCGCCACGCGAGGAGCCCTCGCCGCCCGCGCGATCGGAAACCTCACCAACCACGCCGCCACGCCGGCGCGACACCGCGGAAGCGACGCGTCGGGAGACGTCGCGTCCGAGCTCGGCACGCGTGCGCGACACCGCCGCATCGACCCCTCGCCGCGAGCGCAGGTCCTCGACGCAGGTGGCTCGGCGCGACACCGCGGCTCGACCCGCCGCTCCTCGCCGCGAGACATCCTCGCCGACTGCGCGCCGCGAGACAGCTGCGCGCGCCCGGGAAGCGCGCCGCGACAGCGCGCCGCGAATCACACCTCGCCGCGACACGCGTGCGCCGACTGCTCGCCGCGAGGCATCATCGGAAGCCCCGGCGCCTCGGCGCATTACTGTTGCGCAAGCCACAAAGCCACGCCGCGAAACGACATCGCCGGCCACGCGCCGGAAAACGAGTCCGCCGACCTGGACGACTCTCGGCGACACACCGATAGCCTCCACGTCTCGCGCCGTGCCTCCGAGTCGTGCAACTCGCAGGGATACTACGCTCCGCGCCCCGGCACCTCGCGTGGCGACGGCTGCGCCAGATACGTCGTCGCGCGCGGCCAGCGCGTCGGATCCGCTGGCGCGCACGCCCAACGCGGCGGACTCGGCTGGCACGGCCGCGATGACTACGCGCGTGGCGGCTGAGCCCGCGGACTCGCCGCTGAGCGGTGCTCCGGAGATCGCTCCCCGGCCGGCTCCGTCGCGTTCGCCCGAGGGTGAAACGGCGGAGTCCTATCCGAACGCGGAGTCGGGCGTCGTACCCGGCACGGCGGGAAGGGCGGATACAGCGCGTTCGGTCAAGCTGAGGGAGGACGCGCCGCCGCTCGCGAAGACCGGAACGACGGTGTTTTCGGTGGCGTTCGCGGCGCTGATGGTGCCGGCGGGGATCGTGCTGCTGATGGCCATCGGCGGCGTCGCGTGGCTCCTGGCCGCGAGCGCGCTTCGGCGCGCGTGGCCGGGAAGGCGCCGCGACTAGCACGTACTGTTACATGAAACGTAACATTACACTTGCGCCAGCCCTGGAAACAGGCTTTTTTGGGGGCAAGCTTTTTGCTTTGGAGTCGCGGGCCAGCCTCACGCCGCCTCACGGCAGGCGAGAGGTTCCGCGACGCTTTGCCCGCCGCTGGCCACCCGGCCGACCGTTGTCCAAGGCACACCCTCCTGACACGTATTGCGAGGAACATCATGCCCAAGCCCGCTCAGCGCGCCGTCTCGGCCCCCGAAATGGCCGACGATGAAGCCGTTCCCGTGAGCACCCCGCCCGCGACCGCGTCCGCGCCGGACGCGGCTCCCGCGCAGGACGCCGGGGGCTCGTCCACCGCCGCGCTGGCCGAAGTGCTCGTGCGGCTGCTGGAGCGCGACGGGCCGGTGATGCGCGCCGAGAGCAGCCTGCGCCGCCTGCTGGTGCAGGCGCTGGGACGCGAGCTGGGGCTGGGCGCGCCGCAGCAGGAAGCGCTCGGGCTGGCGGCGCTGCTGGGCGACCTGGGCGGCTCCAGCGGCGAGCCGGGGCGCAACCTGGCCGTCACGCTGCAGCTCCTGTCGGGCGTGTCGCTCCCCGAGGCCGCGCGCGAGGCGCTGGCGCACCAGTACGAGCGGTGGGACGGCGGCGGGCTCCCGGCCGGGCTCCGCGAGGAGCAGATCCCGTTTCCGGCGCGGGTGCTGGCGGTGGCCCGCGCGGCGGCGGCGCTGCTGGGCGAGGGCCGCTCCGGCGCGGCGGCGGTGGTGGACGAGCTGCAGCGGCAGGCCGGCAGCGCCTTCGACCCGCTGGTGGTGAGCGTCCTGCGCCGCGTCTTTGCGCAGCGCGAGCGCCACGGCATCGGCTACGGCTGGGGCGGGCGCGTGGCGGTGGTGCACCCCCTCGAGCTGCGCGCGCTGGAGCTGGCCGCGCGCCTGCACGGCGAGGGCTACGCCACCGAGACCGCCGGCACCGCGGCCGCGCTGCGCGAGCGGCTGCGCGCCGGGGCCCCGCAGGCTCTGGTGGTGGGCGCCGACATCCCGGACGGCGATGCCGCCGCGCTGATCCGCGAGGTGCGCGGGCTTGCCGCGTCGCTCCCGGTGCTGGTGGTGGACGCGGCCGACGCCCGCCGCCGCGTGGAGCTTCTCGGCGCCGGCGCGGACGTCTGCTTCCCGCCGGACGCGGAGTTCCCGGAGGTGCGCGCCACGCTGGACGCCCTCCTGCGCCGCGGCGAGGCGACCTTCCCCCGCGAGGCGACGCTCCAGCTTCTCGAGGAGCCGCGCGACGCGAGCCGTTCGCGCCCGGTCGCCGCGGGGGTGCTGGGGGCCTGAGACAGGATCCGTGACCGCCAAGACGATGCATTCGCCTTCCGCTCTCGACACCACGTCCGCCCCTCCGGCCACGCCGGAGGGGCCGGACCCGGTTCGGGCGCTGCTGGAGGGGCGGGCCTCGGTGTGGAACGCCATCCTCCTGGTGACAGGGCCGCGCGCCCGGGCGGAAGGGTGGGGTCCCGAGGCCGCGGTCGCCGTGGCGCAGGAGGCGGCGTCGGACGGAAGGATGGTGGTGCTGGCGGAGCTGGACTTCGAGTCGCCGTCGCTGCACCTGCACCTGGGCGTTCCGAACTACGAGGGGGCCGCGGACGTGGTCCTCTTCGGCGCATCGGTACGGCGCACCGCCCGGCCCGTGGAGGGGCTGGGTTTCTCGTTCCTCCCCTCCGGTGAGGCGCCGGACCCGGAGCAGGTGCTCGCGCATCGCCACTGGTCCGTCGCGCGGTCGGAAGTTGGGCGTGCGGGCGGCCTGCTGCTCTTCTACGCGCCGTTCGACGCGCCGGGGCTGCGCGACCTGGGCGCGCGGGTGGGCCACGCGCTCGCCCTGGCCGAGCCGGACGAGGTGGAGGAGATCCGCCGCGCCCTCGGCTCCCGCTGCGAGGTCGCCGCCGCCCTCGCCCCCGGCGAAGCGCTGGACGAGCCGGCACCCGAGGCCTTCGCCGCCCCGCTGCCCGTCGTGGAGCCCCCGCCCGTCGCGGAGCCGCAGCGGGTCGCCGCCGACGATCTGTCCGACGCGGACGCCGGCATCACCGAGCCCGCGGCGGCCGCCGGGGTGTCCGAACTGGATGCGATCGTCGCCGCCTTCATGGCGCCGCACGATGCCTCCGAGCCGGAGCCGGTCGCCGAGCCCGAGCCCGCGTTCGCCACCGAAGCCGCCCCGTTCGCGGATCTCACTCCGCCGGAGGAGCTCGCGGGACCAGTCGAGGCTGCACCCGTCGAAGATCCCGCGTGGCTCGACGACGTTGCGCGCTATGTGGACGCACCGGACGACGAGGCCGCGCCCGCTTTCGATGCCGCGGCGTTCGATGAGATCGCGCCGCCCGTCGAGGACACGGCGCCGCACGACCTGGCGCCCTCGGTCGAAACCGCTCCGCGAGACGACGTCGCGGCGTCGATCGAGGCCGCACCGGTCGACGACGTTGAACCGGCGTTCGAGACCGCAGCACTCGACGACGTTCCGCCGTCGATCGAGGCCGCGCCGGTTGATGAAGCCGCCACGTTCGTCGAGGTCGCGCCGCCGGTCGAGGCTGCACAGCTGGACGAAGTCACGACGCCTGACGAGGTCGCCCCGCCGGTCGACTCTGCACAGCTGGAAGACGTCACGTACCTCGATGAGATCGCGCCATCGGCCGAGTTGGACGCTGAGCCCGCGCTCGCTGACGAGGCTGCGCCGTCCGATGAGGTCACGTTCCTCGATGAGGTAGCAGCGCTCGATGAGGTCGCGCCAGCCGTAGAGGCTGCGCCGTTCGACGACGTTGCGCGCTACGACGAGGACGAGGTCGCGCCGGCTGAGGAGCTGGAGCCGGAATCCGTGCTCGCAGTCGAGCCGGCGGAGCTCGAAGCGGAGTTCGCAGCCGAGCCTGCCGCGGAGCTCGAACTCGAGCCCGTAACGGAGTTCGCAGCCGAACCGGTGGATCTCGAATCCGAGCCGGTGACGGAGTTCGCAGCCGAACCGGCGGACCCCGAATCCGAGCCGGCCGCCGAGTTCGCAACCGAGCCGGCGGAGCTCGAGCCCGAGCTGGTCACGGAGTTCGCGGCCGAGCCCGCCGCGGAGCTCGCGATAGAACCGGCGACGGAGCTCCAGGCCGAGCCCGCGATGGAGTCGGTGGCGGAGCCCGAGACTGCCGCCGAGCCTGCGATGGAGCTCGTCGCGGAGCCGGAGACCGCTGCGCCCGCGGAGGTCGCGCCGGAGCTGAAGACGGCGACGGTGCACGAGCTTCCGGCGATCCTGGCGGCGGAGCCGGTGGTGCCGACGCCGCCGGTGCAGGCGCGCAAGGCCACGCGGTACTCGGTGCCGCGCCTTCCGAAGTGGCAGGAGCGGATGATCCGCGTGCTGGCGGTGGTCACGCTGGCGTACGGCGTCTACTACATCTCCTGGCGGTGGACGCAGTCGCTGAACACCAGGGCGCTCTGGTTCTCCATCCCGCTCGTGCTGGCGGAGACGTGGGGGCTGCTCACGGCGTTCATCATGGTGCACTCCGTGTGGCGCCTCAAGCACCGCGATCCGGTGACGCCGCCCGAGGGGCTGAGCGTGGACGTGTTCATCACCTCCTTCGACGAGCCGCTGGAGGTGATCCGCCGCACCTGCGTGGGAGCGCGCGCCATCCGCTATCCGCACCGCACCTACATCCTGGACGACGGGAAGCGCGACGAGGTGAAGGCGATGGCCGCTCAGCTCGGCATCGGCTACCTGCGCCGCGAAGACAACGCCCACGCCAAGTCCGGGAACCTCAACCACGCCCTGAAGCACACGCGCGGCGACTTCGTCCTGCAGCTGGACGCGGACCACGTGCCGCTCCCG of Longimicrobium sp. contains these proteins:
- a CDS encoding DUF3131 domain-containing protein gives rise to the protein MLAAQSAWVYVEREYQPATGFVNSVVAYPYATIWDIASGLAALYCGNRLGLLEDDEYDRRMRLALHTLGRLRLFDGIAFSKNYSTRTGVIAGRDDRDWRAGERGTGWSATDIGRMLIWLHVIRTNQPKYAPKIDSIVARLDMTKLVKDGYLWGSTLTPAGRELRYVEGRIPYEQYAAAGYAAWGYRAEQALNPALNAIPITVLGVPLVADRRGQDHLTSEPFVLHGLEVGWSPALRDLSMRMLEVQRERFRRTKKVTMVSEDAIPRPPYYFYYYNVNLQGKTFVVSAQGASNASGTRPWVSAKAAWGWHALLPSDYTRIALRTVADARRTTGWSSGVYEANGHSTGGENVNTAAVILEAALYRMTGRPLAAPPPRTAR
- a CDS encoding HD domain-containing phosphohydrolase; the encoded protein is MPKPAQRAVSAPEMADDEAVPVSTPPATASAPDAAPAQDAGGSSTAALAEVLVRLLERDGPVMRAESSLRRLLVQALGRELGLGAPQQEALGLAALLGDLGGSSGEPGRNLAVTLQLLSGVSLPEAAREALAHQYERWDGGGLPAGLREEQIPFPARVLAVARAAAALLGEGRSGAAAVVDELQRQAGSAFDPLVVSVLRRVFAQRERHGIGYGWGGRVAVVHPLELRALELAARLHGEGYATETAGTAAALRERLRAGAPQALVVGADIPDGDAAALIREVRGLAASLPVLVVDAADARRRVELLGAGADVCFPPDAEFPEVRATLDALLRRGEATFPREATLQLLEEPRDASRSRPVAAGVLGA
- a CDS encoding glycosyltransferase yields the protein MHSPSALDTTSAPPATPEGPDPVRALLEGRASVWNAILLVTGPRARAEGWGPEAAVAVAQEAASDGRMVVLAELDFESPSLHLHLGVPNYEGAADVVLFGASVRRTARPVEGLGFSFLPSGEAPDPEQVLAHRHWSVARSEVGRAGGLLLFYAPFDAPGLRDLGARVGHALALAEPDEVEEIRRALGSRCEVAAALAPGEALDEPAPEAFAAPLPVVEPPPVAEPQRVAADDLSDADAGITEPAAAAGVSELDAIVAAFMAPHDASEPEPVAEPEPAFATEAAPFADLTPPEELAGPVEAAPVEDPAWLDDVARYVDAPDDEAAPAFDAAAFDEIAPPVEDTAPHDLAPSVETAPRDDVAASIEAAPVDDVEPAFETAALDDVPPSIEAAPVDEAATFVEVAPPVEAAQLDEVTTPDEVAPPVDSAQLEDVTYLDEIAPSAELDAEPALADEAAPSDEVTFLDEVAALDEVAPAVEAAPFDDVARYDEDEVAPAEELEPESVLAVEPAELEAEFAAEPAAELELEPVTEFAAEPVDLESEPVTEFAAEPADPESEPAAEFATEPAELEPELVTEFAAEPAAELAIEPATELQAEPAMESVAEPETAAEPAMELVAEPETAAPAEVAPELKTATVHELPAILAAEPVVPTPPVQARKATRYSVPRLPKWQERMIRVLAVVTLAYGVYYISWRWTQSLNTRALWFSIPLVLAETWGLLTAFIMVHSVWRLKHRDPVTPPEGLSVDVFITSFDEPLEVIRRTCVGARAIRYPHRTYILDDGKRDEVKAMAAQLGIGYLRREDNAHAKSGNLNHALKHTRGDFVLQLDADHVPLPHILDRLLGFFEDPKLAFVQAPQDFYNTDGFTYDVNESWQRIWEEQRLFFSVIQPGKDSINGAFFCGSCAVFRREALESIGGFGTHSITEDIETSLLLHSAGWRSAYYGESLAYGLAAGSATAFHVQHLRWGQGAMQVLRRFNPLSHPGLTLSQRVSYFGSLTAYVGGVQKLVFYCAPLVFFLTGALPIKAVDREFLLRFLPFLLLSFILSDLVSRGTANTWMSERYQMAKFWTYTRAVASVLWPRPLRFTVTPKGPGHVPFRTYAPQVVLMVTTLVALAWATMAHRNGWVEYGVDGWASTAFRVNLLWASLNFILAASVIGLSLRVRQQRGDHRFRDQFPITLRTPAGANGKPRSWIALTEDLNPTGIAFRMPERLPAGSELRMKLPLTTGSVTVRGKVVHEVKLEGPGPAMYRIGVAFDGVPLRVRDAIELHCIQHAVPLERAQYTGPRPLLARTAEWTRNARRERREQVRLPARVWLRSAPGAPEEPGRRMALLAEISASGARLVMDEPVPEGTLVRFVVPGTRIRGVGRAVFSQATETPIGVRFAIGVRRSGGAPPRQKPVPERKMAIPYVLKKAVSLLCIPLAAAAAAVPASAQLQAVVYGGAELDTQDLALFLLGASVHTTGLGPGVGVGVMGYNLTYPVAGNTTESVNAVQPQVELRYGFPTGSVQANVGYLFIQGKDVTPIGAPGGAEDGLVTALQGNYWGSEGGASADLIVSYNWGGEYFWTRGRGLQQIASFRERGAINLGAELVAQGTAADDTYRAFQAGPVLEMAFSPAFRLIGVVGAKTDNRVDAPSVFPYFKLEFVAIPGL